One part of the Xiphophorus maculatus strain JP 163 A chromosome 1, X_maculatus-5.0-male, whole genome shotgun sequence genome encodes these proteins:
- the ccdc30 gene encoding coiled-coil domain-containing protein 30 isoform X4 produces MRRRVRSPCGHWLFVSSAVFIPESVEEAVWPAQAHSEEITRERTERQRLERDLEEASRRLAMAHQDIRRLNSELDAAKNNNQDPCGSELEGTVQEVEYLRKEVDKIKHNDMMKLQRAKEQNDRLDAENRALRERVHVIESEKKDLMDQVTKPNTEKEDLKNKGTESENCLSAVSAQEKDQIHKRCQEAVEDGLMQARELQRQLQRLRKEQEELEERNEELEALLGETQNSSKEERHRHEGEVEGLHRRIRNLEAELRKHDAQEKAPKNGDEVKASESYLHVHLRDSSQERMSLLEARLTEEKEWRKQLELDLTAAQAALKKDKEALQIGERELKKLRLEVSGLQTECQQGKTLIKSLTQVKGEKAVLEEKVAQMERAHSRLQSQLERCKDSNQTQGKMMGNRLQADQTQKQVDSLNVELSSLQSSHDSLREEMTSERQKTAELQAELSGAVHLKLEAEGKRERVELEVQRLNKQLQWHQEQLTSAKEALRRSQKAEMDTASAGSGSDSVEKVKVGGLDQLSSLKKEINDLEDKLEEERQLASQHQMALQAQISEAQAHIKLQDSVLGQKAEEAKQMKQDVQRAQSLFTSAEKELRYEKEKSLDLKRHNTLLEQEKLKLGAELKQAQSKLAQVEQKLQTRDAECKRLQQKVRELELQLIRSSTNCSATAGLQEELQAERARLIAANKKVLELQQQLKNAQHQLRVEEARAGESSRLERDSRDLFDSLSALRAQQQEGHITRKLLEQREEELQQQVRSLRLKEASLNRTNTELSHRVQQLDTQLSILDAELKKTREEVKTSQKSNHKLQEDLITSQQECERLQEELQQVLLQLDAHIRKYNEKQSQHKTKLCQAKQIFMKATAQRDSTIQKLENDLALASSLSYKEKERINVVMLENEKLLEEKRELLRRISEAEDMGSKGMRTASTVQHRANVLEVENKQLQDRTMKLSNQVRSLERALRNAESFYSMENVKRALPSDGFTEGLLHSSALSLTSGPCDHADILDAICRATVSKHVVLDGTRTSVSTQQPSEQGYLNLTSPMVTPTSTKGREETSDGKDQG; encoded by the exons ATGCGCAGAAGAGTTCGATCACCATGTGGACATTGGCTTTTTGTTTCGTCAGCAGTGTTCATCCCAGAGTCCGTGGAAGAAGCTGTTTGGCCTGCGCAG GCCCACAGCGAGGAGATCACCAGGGAGCGAACTGAGCGGCAGCGGCTGGAGCGGGACCTGgaggaggcgtccaggaggctgGCCATGGCTCACCAAGACATTCGCAGACTCAACAGTGAGCTTGATGCGGCTAAGAACAACAACCAAGACCCATGTG GATCTGAGCTTGAGGGGACAGTCCAGGAAGTTGAGTACCTGAGGAAGGAAgtggacaaaataaaacacaatg ATATGATGAAGCTGCAGCGAGCCAAAGAGCAAAATGACAGACTGGATGCAGAGAACAGAGCTCTCAGGGAAAGAGTACATGTCATTGAGTCTGAGAAGAAAGATCTTATGGATCAG gtGACAAAACCTAATACAGAAAAAGAAGACTTGAAGAACAAAGGTACTGAATCTGAAAACTGTCTCTCTGCTGTGTCAGCCCAAGAGAAGGATCAGATTCATAAACG GTGTCAGGAAGCGGTGGAAGACGGACTTATGCAGGCGAGAGAGCTGCAGCGGCAACTCCAGAGGCTACGCaaggagcaggaggagctggaggagaggaaTGAGGAGCTGGAGGCCCTGCTGGGGGAGACCCAGAACTCCAGCAAGGAGGAGAGGCATCGCCATGAGGGAGAGGTGGAGGGGCTGCACAGAAGA ATTAGAAACCTGGAGGCGGAGCTGAGAAAGCACGACGCTCAGGAAAAAGCGCCAAAAAATGGCGACGAGGTGAAGGCCAGCGAGTCCTACCTGCACGTC CACCTGAGGGACAGCTCCCAGGAGAGAATGTCCCTGCTGGAGGCCCGACTGACTGAGGAGAAGGAGTGGAGGAAACAGCTGGAGTTGGATCTTACTGCTGCTCAGGCTGCCCTCAAGAAAGATAAAGAG GCTTTGCAGATAGGCGAGCGAGAGCTGAAGAAACTGAGACTCGAGGTCAGCGGTCTTCAGACCGAATGCCAGCAGGGGAAAACGCTCATCAAAAGTCTGACCCAGGTCAAGGGAGAGAAGGCCGTTCTAGAAGAAAAG GTGGCCCAGATGGAGCGCGCCCACAGCAGACTCCAGAGTCAGCTGGAGCGCTGCAAGGACAGTAACCAGACTCAGGGAAAAATGATGGGAAACAGACTCCAGGCTGATCAGACGCAGAAGCAGGTCGACAGCCTTAACGTCGAGCTCAGCAGCCTGCAGTCTTCACATGACAGTCTGAG GGAGGAGATGACCTCTGAACGCCAGAAGACGGCTGAGCTCCAGGCGGAGCTGAGCGGCGCGGTTCATCTGAAGCTCGAGGCTGaagggaaaagagagagagtggaGTTGGAGGTCCAGCGGCTCAATAAGCAGCTTCAGTGGCATCAAGAGCAGCTGACCTCTGCAAAGGAGGCACTTCGTCGCAGCCAGAAGGCCGAAATGGACACAGCCAGCGCAGGATCTGGGTCTGATTCGGTAGAGAAAGTAAAGGTTGGAGGTTTGGATCAG CTTTCATCTTTGAAGAAGGAAATAAACGACCTGGAGGATAAGCTGGAGGAGGAGCGGCAGCTGGCCTCTCAGCACCAAATGGCTCTTCAGGCTCAGATTAGTGAAGCCCAGGCACATATTAAG TTGCAAGACTCGGTGCTGGGCCAGAAGGCGGAGGAGGCGAAACAGATGAAGCAAGACGTGCAGAGAGCCCAGAGCCTGTTCACCTCGGCCGAGAAGGAGCTGCGCTACGAGAAGGAAAAAAGCCTGGATCTGAAGAGACACAACACTCTGCTGGAGCAGGAAAAACTCAAG CTTGGCGCTGAACTGAAGCAGGCCCAGTCCAAGCTGGCACAGGTGGAGCAGAAACTCCAAACTCGAGACGCCGAGTGCAAACGCCTGCAGCAAAAAGTCCGAGAATTAGAGCTGCAGCTGATACGCAGCAGCACCAACTGCAGCGCCACCGCCGGCCTGCAGGAGGAGTTGCAGGCCGAGAGGGCGCGGCTCATTGCTGCCAACAAGAAG gtgttggagctccagcagcagctaaaGAACGCCCAGCACCAGCTACGTGTCGAGGAAGCTCGAGCCGGCGAGAGCAGCCGCCTGGAGAGGGACAGCAGGGATCTGTTTGACTCTCTGTCGGCCCTCAGGGCCCAGCAGCAGGAGGGCCACATCACCAG aaagcTTTTAGAGCAGcgggaggaggagctgcagcagcaggtacGCTCGCTTAGGCTGAAGGAAGCTTCCCTCAACAGGACAAACACGGAGCTCAGCCACCGCGTCCAGCAGCTGGACACTCAGCTGTCCATCCTGGACGCTGAGCTCAAGAAGACAAGAGAGGAG GTAAAAACAAGCCAGAAGTCAAACCACAAACTGCAGGAAGACCTGATTACCAGTCAGCAGGAGTGTGAGAGGCtacaggaggagctgcagcaggtccTCCTCCAACTAGATGCACACATCAG GAAGTACAACGAAAAGCAAAGCCAACACAAGACCAAACTGTGTCAGGCCAAGCAGATTTTCATGAAGGCAACGGCACAGAGAGACTCTACCATCCAGAAACTGGAGAACGATCTGGCGCTGGCCTCCAGTCTCTCCTACAAG GAGAAGGAGCGGATCAACGTAGTGATGCTAGAAAACGagaagctgctggaggagaagcGGGAGCTGCTGCGGAGGATAAGTGAGGCAGAAGACATGGGCAGCAAAGGCATGAGGACGGCTTCCACTGTCCAGCACAG GGCTAATGTCTTAGAGgtggaaaacaaacagctgcaggaCAGAACCATGAAGCTCTCCAATCAAGTCAGGTCCCTGGAGCGTGCCCTGAGGAACGCCGAGTCATTCTACAGTATGGAG AATGTCAAGAGAGCGCTCCCCTCTGATGGTTTCACAGAAGGCCTCCTGCATTCATCAGCTCTGAG TCTGACCTCAGGTCCCTGTGATCACGCCGACATCCTGGACGCGATCTGCCGTGCGACGGTGAGCAAGCACGTGGTGCTGGACGGCACGAGGACTTCCGTCTCTACGCAGCAGCCGTCTGAGCAGGGATACCTGAACCTCACCTCCCCAATGGTCACTCCAACTTCCACTAAGGGTAGAGAAGAGACCTCAGATGGCAAAGACCAGGGGTGA
- the ccdc30 gene encoding coiled-coil domain-containing protein 30 isoform X3 codes for MASPKSMLMDHGEFLTELDQVTKRLQDDGLPPEAGAEERQQHLWRQLLNAEAKLQSVSKELQALRTQQAIEMKEVESYVAHIRALLEERECLTAEYERDNEDLRHELHQIKHQQEIQSKEMAEMLSQEDLGEIGLSSPSEQVAYLLVERATLLERLEAAEGKLESHTLAVTNSDHGEHIQIKGESLRQQREDMSKTIDHMTKAHSEEITRERTERQRLERDLEEASRRLAMAHQDIRRLNSELDAAKNNNQDPCGSELEGTVQEVEYLRKEVDKIKHNDMMKLQRAKEQNDRLDAENRALRERVHVIESEKKDLMDQVTKPNTEKEDLKNKGTESENCLSAVSAQEKDQIHKRCQEAVEDGLMQARELQRQLQRLRKEQEELEERNEELEALLGETQNSSKEERHRHEGEVEGLHRRIRNLEAELRKHDAQEKAPKNGDEVKASESYLHVHLRDSSQERMSLLEARLTEEKEWRKQLELDLTAAQAALKKDKEALQIGERELKKLRLEVSGLQTECQQGKTLIKSLTQVKGEKAVLEEKVAQMERAHSRLQSQLERCKDSNQTQGKMMGNRLQADQTQKQVDSLNVELSSLQSSHDSLREEMTSERQKTAELQAELSGAVHLKLEAEGKRERVELEVQRLNKQLQWHQEQLTSAKEALRRSQKAEMDTASAGSGSDSVEKVKVGGLDQLSSLKKEINDLEDKLEEERQLASQHQMALQAQISEAQAHIKLQDSVLGQKAEEAKQMKQDVQRAQSLFTSAEKELRYEKEKSLDLKRHNTLLEQEKLKLGAELKQAQSKLAQVEQKLQTRDAECKRLQQKVRELELQLIRSSTNCSATAGLQEELQAERARLIAANKKVLELQQQLKNAQHQLRVEEARAGESSRLERDSRDLFDSLSALRAQQQEGHITRKLLEQREEELQQQVRSLRLKEASLNRTNTELSHRVQQLDTQLSILDAELKKTREEVKTSQKSNHKLQEDLITSQQECERLQEELQQVLLQLDAHIRKYNEKQSQHKTKLCQAKQIFMKATAQRDSTIQKLENDLALASSLSYKEKERINVVMLENEKLLEEKRELLRRISEAEDMGSKGMRTASTVQHRANVLEVENKQLQDRTMKLSNQVRSLERALRNAESFYSMENVKRALPSDGFTEGLLHSSALSLTSGPCDHADILDAICRATVSKHVVLDGTRTSVSTQQPSEQGYLNLTSPMVTPTSTKGREETSDGKDQG; via the exons ATGGCTTCACCAAAGTCAATGTTGATGGATCATGGAGAG TTCTTGACGGAGCTGGACCAGGTTACCAAGAGGCTTCAGGACGACGGCTTGCCTCCAGAGGCCGGAGCGGAGGAGCGGCAGCAGCATCTATGGCGGCAGCTGCTCAACGCCGAGGCAAAGCTTCAGTCAGTCTCAAAGGAGCTGCAGGCCTTACGTACGCAGCAGGCCATTGAAATGAAGGAG GTGGAGAGCTACGTAGCTCACATTCGAGCGCTGCTGGAAGAGCGCGAGTGTCTGACTGCAGAGTATGAGAGAGACAATGAAGACTTGCGACATGAGCTTCACCAAATCAAACATCAACAAG agATCCAGAGCAAGGAGATGGCGGAGATGTTGTCACAGGAAGACCTGGGGGAGATCGGCTTGAGTAGCCCCAGTGAGCAGGTGGCTTATCTACTGGTGGAGAGGGCCACTCTGCTGGAAAGGCTGGAGGCTGCCGAGGGGAAGCTGGAAAGTCATACCCTCGCCGTTACCAACAGCGACCATGGG GAGCACATCCAAATAAAGGGAGAGAGTCTCAGGCAGCAGAGGGAGGACATGAGCAAGACCATAGATCACATGACGAAG GCCCACAGCGAGGAGATCACCAGGGAGCGAACTGAGCGGCAGCGGCTGGAGCGGGACCTGgaggaggcgtccaggaggctgGCCATGGCTCACCAAGACATTCGCAGACTCAACAGTGAGCTTGATGCGGCTAAGAACAACAACCAAGACCCATGTG GATCTGAGCTTGAGGGGACAGTCCAGGAAGTTGAGTACCTGAGGAAGGAAgtggacaaaataaaacacaatg ATATGATGAAGCTGCAGCGAGCCAAAGAGCAAAATGACAGACTGGATGCAGAGAACAGAGCTCTCAGGGAAAGAGTACATGTCATTGAGTCTGAGAAGAAAGATCTTATGGATCAG gtGACAAAACCTAATACAGAAAAAGAAGACTTGAAGAACAAAGGTACTGAATCTGAAAACTGTCTCTCTGCTGTGTCAGCCCAAGAGAAGGATCAGATTCATAAACG GTGTCAGGAAGCGGTGGAAGACGGACTTATGCAGGCGAGAGAGCTGCAGCGGCAACTCCAGAGGCTACGCaaggagcaggaggagctggaggagaggaaTGAGGAGCTGGAGGCCCTGCTGGGGGAGACCCAGAACTCCAGCAAGGAGGAGAGGCATCGCCATGAGGGAGAGGTGGAGGGGCTGCACAGAAGA ATTAGAAACCTGGAGGCGGAGCTGAGAAAGCACGACGCTCAGGAAAAAGCGCCAAAAAATGGCGACGAGGTGAAGGCCAGCGAGTCCTACCTGCACGTC CACCTGAGGGACAGCTCCCAGGAGAGAATGTCCCTGCTGGAGGCCCGACTGACTGAGGAGAAGGAGTGGAGGAAACAGCTGGAGTTGGATCTTACTGCTGCTCAGGCTGCCCTCAAGAAAGATAAAGAG GCTTTGCAGATAGGCGAGCGAGAGCTGAAGAAACTGAGACTCGAGGTCAGCGGTCTTCAGACCGAATGCCAGCAGGGGAAAACGCTCATCAAAAGTCTGACCCAGGTCAAGGGAGAGAAGGCCGTTCTAGAAGAAAAG GTGGCCCAGATGGAGCGCGCCCACAGCAGACTCCAGAGTCAGCTGGAGCGCTGCAAGGACAGTAACCAGACTCAGGGAAAAATGATGGGAAACAGACTCCAGGCTGATCAGACGCAGAAGCAGGTCGACAGCCTTAACGTCGAGCTCAGCAGCCTGCAGTCTTCACATGACAGTCTGAG GGAGGAGATGACCTCTGAACGCCAGAAGACGGCTGAGCTCCAGGCGGAGCTGAGCGGCGCGGTTCATCTGAAGCTCGAGGCTGaagggaaaagagagagagtggaGTTGGAGGTCCAGCGGCTCAATAAGCAGCTTCAGTGGCATCAAGAGCAGCTGACCTCTGCAAAGGAGGCACTTCGTCGCAGCCAGAAGGCCGAAATGGACACAGCCAGCGCAGGATCTGGGTCTGATTCGGTAGAGAAAGTAAAGGTTGGAGGTTTGGATCAG CTTTCATCTTTGAAGAAGGAAATAAACGACCTGGAGGATAAGCTGGAGGAGGAGCGGCAGCTGGCCTCTCAGCACCAAATGGCTCTTCAGGCTCAGATTAGTGAAGCCCAGGCACATATTAAG TTGCAAGACTCGGTGCTGGGCCAGAAGGCGGAGGAGGCGAAACAGATGAAGCAAGACGTGCAGAGAGCCCAGAGCCTGTTCACCTCGGCCGAGAAGGAGCTGCGCTACGAGAAGGAAAAAAGCCTGGATCTGAAGAGACACAACACTCTGCTGGAGCAGGAAAAACTCAAG CTTGGCGCTGAACTGAAGCAGGCCCAGTCCAAGCTGGCACAGGTGGAGCAGAAACTCCAAACTCGAGACGCCGAGTGCAAACGCCTGCAGCAAAAAGTCCGAGAATTAGAGCTGCAGCTGATACGCAGCAGCACCAACTGCAGCGCCACCGCCGGCCTGCAGGAGGAGTTGCAGGCCGAGAGGGCGCGGCTCATTGCTGCCAACAAGAAG gtgttggagctccagcagcagctaaaGAACGCCCAGCACCAGCTACGTGTCGAGGAAGCTCGAGCCGGCGAGAGCAGCCGCCTGGAGAGGGACAGCAGGGATCTGTTTGACTCTCTGTCGGCCCTCAGGGCCCAGCAGCAGGAGGGCCACATCACCAG aaagcTTTTAGAGCAGcgggaggaggagctgcagcagcaggtacGCTCGCTTAGGCTGAAGGAAGCTTCCCTCAACAGGACAAACACGGAGCTCAGCCACCGCGTCCAGCAGCTGGACACTCAGCTGTCCATCCTGGACGCTGAGCTCAAGAAGACAAGAGAGGAG GTAAAAACAAGCCAGAAGTCAAACCACAAACTGCAGGAAGACCTGATTACCAGTCAGCAGGAGTGTGAGAGGCtacaggaggagctgcagcaggtccTCCTCCAACTAGATGCACACATCAG GAAGTACAACGAAAAGCAAAGCCAACACAAGACCAAACTGTGTCAGGCCAAGCAGATTTTCATGAAGGCAACGGCACAGAGAGACTCTACCATCCAGAAACTGGAGAACGATCTGGCGCTGGCCTCCAGTCTCTCCTACAAG GAGAAGGAGCGGATCAACGTAGTGATGCTAGAAAACGagaagctgctggaggagaagcGGGAGCTGCTGCGGAGGATAAGTGAGGCAGAAGACATGGGCAGCAAAGGCATGAGGACGGCTTCCACTGTCCAGCACAG GGCTAATGTCTTAGAGgtggaaaacaaacagctgcaggaCAGAACCATGAAGCTCTCCAATCAAGTCAGGTCCCTGGAGCGTGCCCTGAGGAACGCCGAGTCATTCTACAGTATGGAG AATGTCAAGAGAGCGCTCCCCTCTGATGGTTTCACAGAAGGCCTCCTGCATTCATCAGCTCTGAG TCTGACCTCAGGTCCCTGTGATCACGCCGACATCCTGGACGCGATCTGCCGTGCGACGGTGAGCAAGCACGTGGTGCTGGACGGCACGAGGACTTCCGTCTCTACGCAGCAGCCGTCTGAGCAGGGATACCTGAACCTCACCTCCCCAATGGTCACTCCAACTTCCACTAAGGGTAGAGAAGAGACCTCAGATGGCAAAGACCAGGGGTGA